One genomic window of Agrobacterium vitis includes the following:
- a CDS encoding IS6 family transposase — MVLNAITEKLKRQSKDDFKGRHFEAWLIVQAVAWYLRYPLSYRDLEEMFRERGFEIDHSTINRWVLAYATMIEKRLRQLRRPHCGSVRVDETYVKIRGKWRYVYRAIDKHGNPVDFLLTAKRDLDAANTFPSAIKTSVDSGLLHPDPVHYATKHLQQGIESDHFRLKKNMPKIGGCQSFNTARRTIAGFEAMLWLRKGFSYSGGWTVNDQNDLLARLFGLQKVNKV; from the coding sequence ATGGTTCTGAATGCCATTACCGAGAAGCTGAAACGCCAATCGAAAGACGATTTCAAGGGACGACATTTTGAGGCGTGGCTGATCGTGCAGGCGGTTGCCTGGTATTTGCGTTATCCGCTCAGCTATCGCGATTTGGAGGAAATGTTCCGGGAACGCGGTTTCGAGATTGACCATAGCACGATCAACCGCTGGGTTCTGGCCTACGCAACGATGATCGAGAAGCGATTACGTCAGCTTCGTCGGCCACATTGCGGCTCGGTTCGCGTCGATGAGACCTACGTCAAGATCCGCGGCAAGTGGCGATACGTGTATCGCGCAATCGACAAGCACGGAAATCCCGTCGACTTCCTGCTGACGGCAAAGCGCGATCTTGATGCCGCCAATACGTTTCCGTCGGCGATCAAAACATCGGTCGATAGCGGGCTGTTGCATCCAGATCCTGTGCACTATGCCACCAAGCATCTCCAACAAGGCATCGAAAGCGACCACTTCCGGCTGAAGAAGAACATGCCGAAGATCGGCGGGTGCCAGTCATTCAACACTGCGCGGCGAACCATCGCGGGTTTCGAGGCGATGCTGTGGTTGAGGAAAGGCTTCAGCTATTCCGGCGGCTGGACCGTCAACGACCAGAACGATCTGCTTGCGCGCCTCTTCGGACTGCAAAAGGTTAACAAAGTATAA
- a CDS encoding phytanoyl-CoA dioxygenase family protein — protein MNFTSGSLPVATRDVSQAKADLDQFGYAILADLVTGSGLEALRQRLVEQADAECAAGVALLHDVDDKPLSQEVARTIDQHRVPRQILMMLYNKGKVFREIAHNPSFLTCVRHMFGGREFNLSGLAAQITNHGRPAQKLHTDQDQLPLDPSKAYVANILVMVSDFTEANGATRVIPGSHLWPRPPWSRSPNTAPDYPFRTMGIPAPQMNTIAVEGQPGSALILDGRVWHGAGAHTAPGVTRYAVASSYVLPFIRQYENFPANILPEIFEALSSDERHLLGYAGYKGSLGYVEPKASRIGESAPAG, from the coding sequence ATGAATTTCACATCTGGCAGTCTGCCCGTCGCAACGCGCGACGTTTCTCAAGCGAAAGCAGACCTTGATCAGTTCGGCTATGCGATCCTGGCCGATTTGGTGACGGGTTCTGGGCTGGAAGCTCTTCGCCAGCGACTGGTCGAACAGGCGGATGCGGAATGCGCCGCCGGAGTAGCACTTTTGCATGATGTGGATGACAAGCCGCTATCGCAGGAAGTGGCACGAACAATCGATCAACATCGGGTGCCCAGGCAGATCCTGATGATGCTTTACAACAAGGGGAAGGTGTTTCGCGAAATCGCTCATAACCCCAGCTTTCTCACTTGCGTGCGGCACATGTTTGGGGGGCGGGAATTCAACCTCTCAGGGCTTGCGGCCCAGATTACCAACCATGGCAGGCCCGCCCAGAAATTGCACACCGATCAGGACCAGTTGCCGCTCGATCCGTCGAAGGCTTACGTCGCCAACATCTTGGTGATGGTTAGCGATTTTACAGAAGCAAACGGTGCCACGCGGGTGATTCCAGGCTCGCACCTTTGGCCGCGCCCGCCCTGGTCGCGCAGCCCCAATACCGCCCCGGATTACCCCTTCCGCACCATGGGCATTCCAGCTCCGCAGATGAATACAATAGCGGTAGAAGGTCAGCCAGGCAGCGCCCTTATTCTCGACGGTCGCGTATGGCACGGCGCTGGCGCGCATACCGCACCCGGGGTTACCCGGTATGCTGTGGCGTCATCCTATGTACTGCCCTTTATCAGGCAATACGAGAATTTTCCGGCTAATATTCTGCCCGAAATATTCGAGGCCTTGTCCAGCGACGAGCGACATCTGCTAGGGTATGCGGGATACAAGGGATCGCTGGGCTATGTCGAGCCAAAGGCTTCCCGGATCGGTGAGAGCGCACCAGCCGGCTAA
- a CDS encoding sulfotransferase family protein, with product MSLCVIGAGLGRTGTLSLKLALEHLGIAPCYHAMEIAATVRTSLPLWNDAIGGTADWDRIFEGYRATVDYPSCLFWRELMEHYPQAKVILTRRDPDGWFESVSETIFPAKRKGMLLGDDGLALSDFLRRDFGDNISDRTFMTNYFRRWNQSVIDDVPADRLLVLDAGDGWEPLCAFLGVACPDVAYPWLHARPKKSRWNPFRRRSMPEQKPEELEDNTRDYLDGLHQTTFR from the coding sequence ATGAGCCTTTGTGTTATTGGTGCCGGATTAGGTCGAACAGGGACTTTATCCCTCAAGCTCGCTCTCGAGCATTTGGGGATAGCGCCCTGCTATCACGCCATGGAAATCGCCGCGACGGTTCGGACCTCGCTGCCACTTTGGAACGATGCTATTGGTGGAACGGCCGATTGGGACCGTATCTTCGAAGGATATCGCGCCACTGTCGATTACCCAAGTTGTCTGTTCTGGCGCGAATTGATGGAGCATTATCCGCAGGCGAAAGTCATTTTGACCAGACGAGACCCGGATGGCTGGTTCGAATCCGTCAGTGAAACAATCTTTCCAGCCAAACGAAAAGGGATGTTGTTGGGCGATGATGGCCTTGCCCTCAGCGACTTTTTGCGCAGGGATTTCGGCGACAATATCAGCGACCGGACGTTCATGACCAACTATTTCCGTCGGTGGAATCAGTCCGTTATCGATGACGTTCCCGCTGATCGCTTGCTTGTGTTGGACGCAGGTGACGGATGGGAGCCGCTTTGCGCGTTTCTGGGCGTTGCATGCCCCGATGTGGCTTATCCCTGGCTCCATGCGCGGCCTAAGAAATCCCGTTGGAACCCGTTCAGGAGGCGGTCGATGCCTGAACAAAAGCCAGAAGAGCTTGAAGACAATACGCGCGATTACCTGGACGGCTTACATCAAACGACATTTCGTTAA
- a CDS encoding sulfotransferase domain-containing protein, which translates to MDANDHLLKKREFANRYFDASIWNDIKYRDGDIVVASYAKAGTTLVQQIIAQLIFDQDDEVDVATISPWIDSVYPDKKVKLDLIEAQTHRRFLKTHLPMDALIFSEKAKYIYVGRDGRDIVWSLFDHQNAARQDAQLLLDKEAGPSGRLRVATPPQSSITEFFDAWLDKDGFPFWPFWENLRSWWLARIVPNVLFVHYTDLITDMGEQILRIAAFLEVPLSLDRLPRILHNCSLGHMRDHARRYVPHGAGLWKDDGKLFFNKGQNGRWIDTLTPEANAKFEQHAMAELGVDCAKWMMSGRAGLGKTS; encoded by the coding sequence ATGGATGCGAACGATCACCTTTTGAAGAAGCGGGAGTTTGCCAACCGCTATTTTGATGCCAGCATCTGGAACGACATAAAATATCGTGATGGAGATATCGTTGTCGCAAGCTATGCCAAAGCAGGAACGACGCTGGTTCAACAGATTATTGCGCAACTCATTTTTGATCAGGATGACGAGGTGGACGTGGCGACTATTTCGCCTTGGATCGATTCAGTCTATCCCGATAAAAAGGTTAAACTGGACCTGATCGAGGCGCAAACCCATCGCCGGTTTCTCAAAACACATTTGCCCATGGATGCGCTGATCTTTTCGGAGAAGGCGAAATATATCTACGTCGGGCGGGATGGCCGAGATATCGTCTGGAGCCTTTTCGATCACCAGAATGCGGCCCGCCAAGATGCGCAACTGCTGCTAGACAAGGAAGCGGGGCCTTCTGGGCGGCTGCGCGTGGCGACACCGCCGCAGTCGTCCATCACCGAGTTTTTCGATGCCTGGCTTGATAAAGATGGTTTTCCGTTCTGGCCGTTCTGGGAAAATCTACGATCATGGTGGTTGGCGCGGATTGTCCCGAATGTCTTGTTTGTGCATTATACCGACCTCATCACGGACATGGGCGAACAAATCCTTCGGATCGCTGCCTTTTTAGAGGTCCCATTGTCGCTTGATCGGCTACCGCGCATTTTGCACAACTGTAGCCTCGGACATATGAGGGACCATGCCCGTCGCTATGTTCCGCATGGAGCAGGCCTGTGGAAAGACGATGGCAAGTTGTTCTTCAATAAAGGGCAAAACGGGCGATGGATCGATACACTGACGCCGGAGGCTAATGCAAAGTTCGAACAGCATGCCATGGCAGAACTTGGCGTCGATTGCGCCAAATGGATGATGTCTGGACGTGCGGGTCTAGGAAAAACGAGCTAA